One window of Phycisphaeraceae bacterium genomic DNA carries:
- a CDS encoding NAD-dependent epimerase/dehydratase family protein yields the protein MTHWQELYGNHFAGAKVLVTGGAGFIGSHITEALVRLGAHVVVLDDLSGGDFGNLTTFAKAGPPVEAVKGSILDEKILARCTAGCRYVFHQAALGSVPRSVEQPVLYTQVNVMGTLNVLEAARAAKVERVMFAASSSAYGDSLVLPKVETMAPLPKSPYAANKLADEGLMRAYAGSYGIDTVSLRYFNIFGPRQNANSAYAAVIAAFAKALIAGQRPTIFGDGGQSRDFTFVHNAVHANLLAARSTKRIGGEVINVACGDRITVNQLATRMASLLGHADLQPIYQPERAGDVRDSVADLTLAGKLLGYRPIVGFDAGLKPTVEWYREVLSA from the coding sequence ATGACTCACTGGCAGGAACTTTACGGAAACCATTTCGCCGGCGCGAAGGTACTGGTTACAGGCGGGGCGGGCTTCATCGGATCGCATATCACCGAGGCACTCGTTCGGCTCGGAGCACACGTTGTAGTGCTCGACGATCTCAGCGGCGGTGATTTCGGGAACCTCACCACGTTTGCCAAGGCGGGCCCACCGGTAGAGGCGGTTAAAGGATCGATCCTTGACGAAAAGATTCTTGCGCGTTGCACCGCCGGCTGCCGTTATGTTTTTCATCAAGCTGCACTGGGTTCCGTGCCACGAAGTGTTGAGCAGCCGGTTCTTTATACCCAGGTCAACGTGATGGGTACGCTCAATGTGCTGGAGGCGGCCAGGGCAGCCAAGGTTGAGCGCGTGATGTTCGCGGCCAGTTCCAGTGCGTACGGTGACTCACTGGTGTTGCCAAAGGTCGAGACGATGGCACCTTTGCCCAAGAGTCCGTATGCGGCCAATAAACTTGCCGACGAAGGGCTGATGCGTGCCTATGCAGGCAGTTATGGGATCGATACCGTATCGCTGCGTTACTTCAACATTTTTGGGCCGCGGCAGAATGCTAATTCCGCCTATGCTGCGGTGATCGCCGCTTTCGCAAAAGCTCTGATCGCCGGTCAGCGTCCGACAATTTTCGGTGATGGTGGCCAGTCACGTGATTTCACCTTTGTGCATAACGCGGTCCACGCAAACCTGCTGGCTGCTCGCTCCACGAAACGCATTGGGGGTGAAGTGATTAACGTAGCTTGTGGCGATCGCATCACGGTCAATCAGCTTGCCACACGGATGGCATCGTTACTTGGACATGCGGACCTCCAGCCCATTTATCAGCCCGAACGTGCCGGTGATGTGCGCGACTCGGTCGCAGACCTCACCTTGGCGGGCAAGCTGCTCGGGTATCGGCCGATTGTCGGCTTTGACGCAGGTCTTAAACCAACCGTCGAGTGGTATCGGGAAGTACTCTCCGCATGA